The following coding sequences are from one Archocentrus centrarchus isolate MPI-CPG fArcCen1 chromosome 4, fArcCen1, whole genome shotgun sequence window:
- the LOC115779037 gene encoding dimethylaniline monooxygenase [N-oxide-forming] 5-like gives MTRRVAVIGAGASGLVCIKSCLDEGLEPVCFESSNDIGGLWRFKENPEPDRASIYHSVIINTSKEMMCFSDYPIPAHFPNFMHNSLIMDYYRMYADHFQLLKHIHFNTKVLQVKQKSDFSHSGEWVVETENKDGKKEKHIFEAVMICIGHHCHPNMPLHDFPGIETFKGKYFHSRDYKTPEEWRNKKVVVIGIGNSGGDIAVELSRVTKQLYLSTRRGAWILNRVGNNGVPIDLHFNRVKGFLRKTLPFGVSCSLRERRLNQRFDHTLYNLKPKHRLFSQHPTVNDDLPNRILSGTVQVKPNIHRFRGSTVEFDDGSVVEDVDLVVFATGYRFSFPFLASQVVSVSDNKASLYKYVFPPELECPTLAIIGLVQPLGAIMPISEMQARWATRVFKGCIKLPPVAGMLKDIQCKQEAMAQRYVASQRHTIQVDYINYMDEIAELLGVRPNILRLLLTDPRLGLNVLFGPCTPYQFRLKGPGKWAGARQAILTQWERIAQPMQTRPCDEPKPKSSYTWPLLLSAAAVGLAAYINRNNLPALLQDPAALVEKVKMYLPTK, from the exons ATGACCCGCCGTGTGGCAGTGATTGGTGCAGGGGCTTCAGGTCTGGTCTGTATCAAGAGTTGTTTGGatgaggggctggagcctgtctgTTTCGAAAGCAGCAATGATATTGGTGGCCTGTGGAGGTTTAAG GAGAATCCAGAGCCAGACAGGGCCAGCATCtaccactctgtcatcatcaacACATCAAAGGAGATGATGTGTTTCAGTGACTATCCCATCCCCGCACACTTCCCAAACTTCATGCacaactccctcatcatggactACTATCGGATGTATGCCGACCACTTCCAGCTCCTCAAGCACATACACTTTAAT ACCAAAGTCTTGCAGGTGAAGCAGAAATCAGATTTTTCTCATTCAGGCGAGTGGGTTGTTGAAACAGAGAACAAAGATGGCAAAAAGGAGAAGCACATTTTTGAAGCTGTGATGATCTGTATTGGACATCACTGCCATCCCAACATGCCTCTCCATGACTTTCCAG GCATTGAAACTTTCAAGGGGAAGTATTTCCACAGCAGAGACTACAAGACTCCAGAAGAGTGGAGGAATAAAAAGGTCGTAGTGATTGGAATTGGAAACTCTGGAGGAGACATAGCAGTGGAACTGAGCAGAGTCACCAAGCAG CTTTACCTGAGCACTAGAAGGGGAGCCTGGATTCTGAACAGAGTTGGAAACAATGGGGTGCCTATTGACCTTCATTTTAATAGAGTGAAAGGTTTTCTAAGAAAGACTCTTCCCTTTGGTGTTTCCTGTAGTCTGAGGGAGAGACGGCTCAACCAAAGATTTGATCACACGTTGTACAATCTAAAGCCGAAGCACAG GCTGTTCAGCCAACATCCCACAGTGAATGATGATCTTCCCAACCGCATCCTGTCTGGAACAGTTCAGGTGAAACCCAACATCCACAGATTCCGTGGTTCCACTGTGGAGTTTGATGATGGAAGTGTAGTGGAAGATGTTGACTTGGTG GTGTTTGCTACAGGTTACCGGTTTTCCTTCCCATTCCTGGCTTCACAGGTGGTCTCGGTGTCTGACAACAAAGCATCTCTGTACAAATACGTGTTTCCTCCTGAGCTGGAATGCCCTACACTAGCTATCATTGGTCTAGTGCAGCCTCTGGGAGCCATCATGCCCATCTCTGAGATGCAGGCCAGATGGGCCACACGTGTCTTTAAag GCTGCATAAAGCTTCCTCCAGTAGCTGGCATGCTAAAAGATATCCAGTGCAAGCAGGAGGCCATGGCTCAAAG GTATGTCGCTAGTCAGAGACACACCATCCAGGTGGACTACATCAACTACATGGATGAGATAGCAGAGCTGCTGGGAGTTCGGCCCAACATCCTAAGATTGCTGCTAACTGATCCCCGGCTGGGACTGAATGTGCTGTTTGGTCCCTGCACTCCATACCAGTTTCGTCTCAAGGGGCCAGGAAAGTGGGCTGGAGCCCGTCAGGCCATCCTCACTCAGTGGGAGAGAATAGCCCAACCCATGCAGACCAGGCCATGTGATGAGCCCAAACCCAAGAGTTCGTATACATGGCctctgcttctgtctgctgctgctgtaggctTGGCTGCCTACATTAACAGGAACAACCTTCCAGCTTTGCTACAGGATCCTGCTGCTTTAGTGGAAAAGGTTAAAATGTACCTGCCTACAAAATGA
- the LOC115778815 gene encoding dimethylaniline monooxygenase [N-oxide-forming] 5-like, producing the protein MTRRVAVIGGGSSGLACIKCCLDEGLEPVCFESSNDIGGLWRFKENPEPDRASIYHSVIINTSKEMMCFSDYPIPAHFPNFMHNSLIVDYFRMYADHFQLLKHIRFNTKVLQVKQKSDFSHSGEWVVETENKDGKKEKHIFEAVMICIGHHCYPNMPLHDFPGIETFKGKYFHSRDYKTPEEWRNKKVVVIGIGNSGGDIAVELSRVTKQLYLSTRRGAWILNRVGDNGVPRDLTFNRVLEFLRKILPFGFFCSLGENQLNQRFNHTLYSLKPKHRLFSQHPTVNDDLPNRILSGTVQVKPNIRRFRGSTVEFDDGSVVEDVDLVVFATGYRFSFPFLASQVVSVSNNKTSLYKYVFPPELERSTLAIIGLVQPLGAIMPISEMQARWATRVFKGCIKLPPVAGMLKDTQCKQEAMAQRYVASQRHTIQVDYINYMDEIAELLGVRPNILRLLLTDPRLGLNVLFGPCTPYQFRLKGPGKWAGARQAILTQWERIAQPMQTRPCDEPKPKSSYTWPLLLFAAAVGLAAYITWNNLPALLQDPAALVDKVKMYLPTKL; encoded by the exons ATGACCCGTCGTGTGGCAGTGATCGGAGGAGGCTCTTCAGGCCTGGCCTGTATCAAGTGCTGTTTGGatgaggggctggagcctgtctgCTTCGAAAGCAGCAATGACATTGGTGGCCTGTGGAGGTTTAAG GAGAATCCAGAGCCAGACAGGGCCAGCATCtaccactctgtcatcatcaacACCTCAAAGGAGATGATGTGTTTCAGTGACTATCCCATCCCCGCACACTTCCCAAACTTCATGCACAACTCCCTCATCGTGGACTACTTTCGGATGTATGCCGACCACTTCCAGCTCCTCAAGCACATACGCTTTAAT ACCAAAGTCTTGCAGGTGAAGCAGAAGTCAGATTTTTCTCATTCAGGCGAGTGGGTTGTTGAAACAGAGAACAAGGATGGCAAAAAGGAGAAGCACATTTTTGAAGCTGTGATGATCTGTATTGGACATCACTGCTACCCCAACATGCCTCTCCATGACTTTCCAG GCATTGAAACTTTCAAGGGGAAGTATTTCCACAGCAGAGACTACAAGACTCCGGAGGAGTGGAGGAATAAAAAGGTCGTAGTGATTGGAATTGGAAACTCTGGAGGAGACATAGCAGTGGAACTGAGCAGAGTCACCAAGCAG CTTTACCTGAGCACTAGAAGGGGAGCCTGGATTCTGAACAGAGTTGGAGACAATGGGGTGCCCCGTGACTTGACTTTTAATAGGGTCTTGGAATTTCTGAGGAAAATCCTTCCCTTTGGTTTTTTCTGTAGTTTGGGAGAGAACCAGCTCAACCAAAGATTTAATCACACTCTGTACAGTTTAAAGCCAAAGCACAG GCTGTTCAGCCAACATCCCACAGTGAATGATGATCTTCCCAACCGCATCCTGTCTGGAACAGTTCAGGTGAAACCCAACATCCGCAGATTCCGTGGTTCCACTGTGGAGTTTGATGATGGAAGTGTAGTGGAAGATGTTGACCTGGTG GTGTTTGCTACAGGTTACCGGTTTTCCTTCCCATTCCTGGCTTCACAGGTGGTTTCGGTGTCTAACAACAAAACATCTCTGTACAAATACGTGTTTCCTCCTGAGCTGGAACGCTCCACGCTAGCTATCATTGGTCTAGTGCAGCCTCTGGGAGCCATCATGCCCATCTCTGAGATGCAGGCCAGATGGGCCACACGTGTCTTTAAag GCTGCATAAAGCTTCCTCCAGTAGCTGGCATGTTAAAAGATACCCAGTGCAAGCAGGAGGCCATGGCTCAAAG GTATGTCGCTAGTCAGAGACACACCATCCAGGTGGACTACATCAACTACATGGATGAGATAGCAGAGCTGCTGGGAGTTCGGCCCAACATCCTAAGATTGCTGCTAACTGATCCCCGGCTGGGACTGAATGTGCTGTTTGGTCCCTGCACTCCATACCAGTTTCGTCTCAAGGGGCCAGGAAAGTGGGCTGGAGCCCGTCAGGCCATCCTCACTCAGTGGGAGAGAATAGCCCAACCCATGCAGACCAGGCCATGTGATGAGCCCAAACCCAAGAGTTCGTATACATGGCCTCtgcttctgtttgctgctgctgtaggcTTGGCTGCCTACATTACCTGGAACAACCTTCCAGCTTTGCTACAGGATCCTGCTGCTTTAGTGGACAAGGTTAAAATGTACCTGCCTACAAAATTATAG